In a single window of the Hydrogenobaculum sp. 3684 genome:
- the pyrH gene encoding UMP kinase gives MKYKRILLKISGEALAGSQGFGIDKDVILSFSNEIKEAYELGVQIAIVIGGGNIFRGLKAQASGMDRATADYMGMLATVINALAMQDTLERIHNIPTRVLSAIEMRQVAEPYIRRRAVRHLEKGRIVIFAAGTGNPFFSTDTAAALRAAEINADVFMKATKVDGIYTKDPAIYKDAELIKEISYIEIISKDLKIMDHTAITLCKDNNIPMVVFNIYQKGALKRILSGENIGTVVKSYNA, from the coding sequence ATGAAGTATAAAAGGATATTGTTAAAGATATCAGGTGAAGCCTTGGCGGGAAGCCAAGGCTTTGGTATAGATAAAGATGTTATTTTAAGCTTTTCAAATGAAATAAAAGAAGCTTACGAGCTTGGAGTTCAAATAGCTATTGTAATAGGTGGTGGAAACATATTTAGAGGTCTAAAAGCTCAAGCAAGTGGTATGGATAGAGCCACCGCCGATTATATGGGGATGCTTGCCACCGTTATAAACGCTTTAGCCATGCAAGATACATTAGAGAGAATACACAACATACCTACAAGGGTTTTATCGGCTATAGAGATGAGACAGGTGGCAGAACCTTATATAAGAAGAAGGGCTGTAAGGCACCTTGAAAAAGGAAGAATTGTTATATTTGCCGCTGGCACTGGAAACCCGTTTTTTTCCACAGATACAGCCGCTGCTTTAAGGGCTGCCGAAATAAACGCCGATGTTTTTATGAAGGCTACAAAAGTAGACGGCATATATACAAAAGACCCAGCTATTTATAAAGATGCAGAGCTTATAAAAGAAATATCTTATATAGAGATTATAAGTAAAGACCTAAAGATTATGGACCATACGGCTATCACCCTTTGTAAAGACAACAACATACCTATGGTGGTATTTAATATTTATCAAAAAGGGGCTTTGAAACGTATTTTATCTGGGGAAAACATAGGTACAGTGGTAAAAAGTTATAATGCTTAA
- the tsf gene encoding translation elongation factor Ts codes for MAVSSENVKLLREMTGAGMLDCKKALEEANGDIEKAKEILRIKGLAKADKKASRETKEGLIVAKSTPSKGAMVELACETDFVARNESFKELANKILDYVFENVGDTKGESRDSSILQGKIDGITIEELLKEAIAKIGENIQLKRYCVVEGPNFSYIHGGGRIGVLLSYEGDNLDVVKDVALQTAAMRPEFLSPETVPQDVIEREKAIYMEQAKKEGKPENMLEKIAEGKLKKFYEEKTLLHQKFIKDEKKTIQDYIRANNVTIKGFCRFEIGT; via the coding sequence ATGGCAGTTAGTTCTGAAAATGTAAAGCTTTTAAGAGAGATGACCGGCGCTGGGATGCTTGATTGTAAAAAAGCCCTTGAAGAGGCAAACGGAGATATAGAAAAAGCCAAAGAGATACTTCGTATAAAAGGTTTGGCAAAAGCCGATAAAAAAGCTTCAAGAGAAACTAAAGAAGGTCTTATAGTGGCAAAATCTACGCCTTCAAAGGGTGCAATGGTTGAGCTTGCCTGTGAAACAGATTTTGTGGCAAGAAACGAATCTTTCAAGGAACTTGCCAATAAAATCCTTGATTATGTGTTTGAAAATGTAGGTGATACAAAAGGTGAGTCAAGAGATAGTTCTATACTTCAAGGTAAAATAGACGGTATAACTATAGAAGAGCTTTTAAAAGAAGCTATAGCCAAAATAGGAGAAAACATACAACTAAAACGCTATTGCGTGGTGGAAGGACCAAACTTTTCATATATACATGGTGGCGGAAGAATAGGTGTATTGCTATCTTATGAAGGTGATAACCTTGATGTTGTAAAAGATGTTGCACTTCAAACAGCCGCTATGAGGCCAGAGTTTTTATCCCCTGAGACTGTACCTCAGGATGTTATAGAAAGAGAAAAAGCCATATATATGGAACAAGCTAAAAAAGAGGGTAAACCAGAAAATATGCTTGAAAAGATAGCAGAAGGAAAGCTCAAAAAATTCTACGAAGAGAAAACGCTTTTACATCAGAAGTTTATAAAAGATGAGAAAAAGACTATTCAAGATTACATAAGAGCTAACAACGTAACTATAAAAGGCTTTTGTAGATTTGAAATAGGTACATGA
- the rpsB gene encoding 30S ribosomal protein S2: MSVSMKDLLEAGVHFGHSKGRWNPKMAPYLYGVRNNIHIIDLGKTVLYLEEAYNFVSDAVSKGAEVLFVGTKKQAKDVIMEEALRCESFYVNERWVGGLLTNFKTVRKSIAKLRQLERMEKEGVFEVLPKKEVVTMKREMQRLQKLYKGIIDMDRIPDIIWVVDTNREHIAVTEARRLGVKVVAIADSNCDPDEIDYLIPGNDDAIKSIKLLTSRIADAVLDGKQRREASAVSETSKRKVVVVAEEEKELFERAMAMSEKYEDIDKDSVDY; this comes from the coding sequence ATGTCAGTAAGTATGAAGGATCTTTTGGAAGCTGGTGTTCATTTTGGACACTCAAAAGGAAGATGGAACCCTAAGATGGCACCGTATCTTTATGGTGTAAGAAACAACATACACATTATAGACCTTGGAAAGACCGTTCTTTATTTGGAAGAGGCTTATAACTTTGTATCAGATGCCGTATCAAAAGGTGCAGAGGTGCTTTTTGTAGGTACAAAAAAACAGGCTAAAGATGTTATTATGGAAGAGGCTTTAAGATGCGAGTCTTTCTATGTAAACGAAAGATGGGTGGGTGGTCTTCTTACAAACTTTAAAACCGTTAGAAAAAGCATAGCCAAGCTCCGTCAGTTAGAACGCATGGAAAAAGAAGGAGTTTTTGAGGTTTTACCAAAAAAAGAAGTAGTAACCATGAAAAGAGAGATGCAAAGACTTCAAAAACTATACAAAGGCATCATAGATATGGATAGAATACCAGATATAATATGGGTAGTGGATACCAACAGAGAACATATAGCTGTTACAGAGGCAAGAAGGCTTGGTGTAAAGGTTGTTGCTATAGCAGATTCAAACTGCGATCCAGATGAAATAGATTATCTTATACCTGGAAACGATGACGCTATAAAATCTATTAAACTTTTAACATCAAGGATAGCCGATGCTGTGTTAGATGGTAAGCAAAGAAGAGAAGCTTCTGCTGTTTCTGAAACATCAAAAAGAAAAGTGGTGGTGGTGGCTGAAGAGGAAAAAGAACTCTTTGAAAGAGCTATGGCTATGTCAGAAAAGTATGAAGATATAGACAAAGATAGTGTAGATTATTAA
- a CDS encoding prepilin-type N-terminal cleavage/methylation domain-containing protein: MKDVFVLREELSKKKGLSKGFTLIELLVVIAIIAILAAIAIPQYIQYMHTAAAGAALADARQCLDEVTAQNTAASALGVTATIDSVISAACPTIVTTGGSAVCTCVVTKGIATGTGICSSNSTSAGCTAS, from the coding sequence ATGAAAGACGTTTTTGTTTTGAGAGAAGAACTCTCTAAAAAGAAAGGCCTAAGTAAGGGTTTTACCCTTATCGAACTTTTGGTGGTTATAGCCATCATTGCTATCTTAGCAGCGATAGCAATACCACAGTACATTCAATATATGCATACTGCTGCTGCTGGTGCTGCTTTGGCAGATGCAAGACAGTGCCTTGATGAAGTAACAGCTCAAAATACAGCAGCATCTGCTTTAGGTGTCACAGCTACAATTGATTCTGTTATATCTGCTGCTTGTCCAACTATAGTTACAACAGGCGGTAGTGCTGTTTGTACTTGTGTTGTAACAAAAGGTATAGCTACAGGTACTGGTATATGTTCTTCTAATAGTACTAGTGCTGGTTGTACAGCATCGTAA
- a CDS encoding ADP-heptose--LPS heptosyltransferase: MKISKSLVKQNIKKYDYSGLEKDRYYISYLDIDKPNIVYANIKIPPSKIYKKGVDLSGKKLLIITAFALGDSIHFLPVLKAIKRAYKDIYIGYEHKKDNKLLIDNPYIDELVPTPIDIDVLDRFDYIFDLTAHVASVGFDNQFVPDYLASLFDEKVFGFYEKDKKPDITLSNDPEIKTTIYKIKRFISLGRPLLGLHFEASSIHRRIPPDVLDIVLNYAKDKYTVVCAYTDSAKDLAKEYFEKYPFIVDVSSYVKDIEYLSHYVSILDILISAETSVAHIGVALGVPTLVVLGPGSFEAVYDYKVPHIKGVNARYVGTKCSSPCRIHALSEPCPEAKLFKDLKKQDDDYSPCFKFIDRIELLETFKSLEHLVKSSDIEKEDKIDNFEELYSYYYKTKLVNDYIGRAYLYFYKYRHSLFYFIQEFARKNKNVKIEGYDKVLYEEALKDLDITIDDNSSNIIITDGFYKNIDFKSLKNKKAIIVFANKNRLYNFVKKGLDIFDLGVVKQSVYEYTKDELVSILSKHFKDFQVYETPTSYFEYESVFGKSNSIDNQVPHNVFLRDYINSLQGAFLIAVINDNINLRHHLDVFSAMQYYYLISDKYKEISFYTKSSKTSEFDIVELQRGSKGKVFLSFEKEHLYDFYNVFKELGFSIYTVFVPEAEYASKKDILLQTLSNIGIDIVFSDFKNLKQKIYLNYIGSKIVFIDKDTTYEDLLNQFKDKKDKNEDILDKLSDMFGKFSPSKTIYISNDERIVDFLKERSLDVRYFYGYFVDYNTKDINNKSSDIVFLSECSIHKTYADNNITEFFIKKLSNFRTSLKALNEDIALEDIREYIYDYIYMGAYACKYNDSTIKHIGTLEFDDEMVFRVALSTVAKTRDFPIMIHPKDIKYIFNGKNIILGLNDIVSNALNKRFFEAFNKKTMFITDYKPILEDMFGKYGEYVSGFSIEDMVEKARYFKENKDEAKEIVSYIRKNIKEFDLRNIIRGIL; the protein is encoded by the coding sequence ATGAAAATATCAAAGTCTTTAGTAAAACAAAATATAAAAAAATATGATTATAGTGGTTTAGAAAAAGATAGATATTATATATCCTATCTTGATATAGATAAACCAAATATAGTTTATGCAAATATAAAAATACCACCATCTAAGATATATAAAAAAGGCGTTGATCTTAGCGGTAAAAAATTGTTAATAATAACAGCTTTTGCACTTGGGGATAGTATACATTTTTTACCTGTTTTAAAAGCCATAAAAAGAGCTTACAAAGATATATATATAGGCTATGAGCATAAGAAAGATAACAAGCTTCTTATAGATAATCCTTACATAGATGAGCTTGTACCAACCCCTATAGATATAGATGTTTTAGATAGGTTTGATTATATATTTGATCTAACGGCTCATGTGGCTAGTGTTGGTTTTGATAATCAATTTGTGCCAGATTATTTGGCTTCGCTTTTTGATGAAAAAGTATTTGGCTTTTATGAAAAGGATAAAAAACCAGATATTACACTTTCTAACGATCCAGAGATTAAAACAACTATATATAAGATAAAAAGGTTTATATCCCTTGGAAGACCGCTTTTAGGGCTTCATTTTGAAGCAAGCTCTATCCATAGGAGGATACCACCAGATGTTTTAGATATCGTACTAAACTATGCAAAAGATAAATACACTGTAGTTTGCGCTTATACAGATTCAGCCAAAGACCTTGCCAAAGAGTATTTTGAAAAATACCCTTTTATAGTAGATGTATCTTCTTATGTAAAGGATATAGAGTATCTTTCTCATTATGTAAGTATTTTAGATATTTTAATAAGCGCTGAAACATCGGTAGCTCACATAGGGGTGGCTCTTGGTGTGCCTACTCTTGTTGTGCTTGGACCTGGTTCTTTTGAGGCTGTTTATGATTACAAAGTACCTCATATAAAGGGAGTAAATGCAAGATATGTAGGTACAAAATGCTCAAGCCCCTGTAGGATACACGCTTTATCAGAACCATGCCCCGAGGCAAAACTTTTTAAAGACCTTAAAAAACAAGACGATGATTATTCCCCTTGTTTTAAATTTATAGACAGAATCGAGCTTTTAGAAACATTTAAATCTTTGGAACATCTTGTAAAAAGTTCAGATATAGAAAAAGAAGATAAAATTGATAATTTTGAAGAGCTTTACAGTTATTATTATAAAACCAAGCTTGTAAACGATTATATAGGAAGAGCTTATCTTTATTTTTATAAATATAGACATAGTTTATTTTATTTTATACAAGAATTTGCTAGAAAAAATAAAAATGTAAAGATAGAAGGCTACGATAAAGTCCTTTATGAAGAGGCTTTAAAAGATTTAGATATAACAATAGATGATAACTCTTCAAATATTATAATAACAGATGGGTTTTATAAAAATATAGATTTTAAAAGCTTAAAAAATAAAAAAGCTATCATTGTGTTTGCCAATAAAAATAGGCTTTACAACTTCGTTAAAAAAGGTCTTGATATCTTTGATTTGGGTGTGGTTAAGCAAAGTGTTTATGAATATACAAAAGATGAGCTTGTATCTATACTTTCTAAACATTTTAAAGATTTTCAAGTTTACGAAACCCCTACATCATATTTTGAGTATGAAAGTGTTTTTGGCAAATCAAACTCTATAGATAATCAAGTTCCTCATAACGTATTTTTAAGAGATTATATAAACTCCCTTCAAGGGGCTTTTTTAATAGCCGTTATAAACGATAATATAAACCTAAGACATCATCTTGATGTTTTTAGTGCAATGCAATATTATTATTTAATCTCAGATAAGTATAAAGAAATTAGTTTTTATACCAAAAGCTCAAAAACTTCTGAGTTTGATATAGTGGAGCTTCAAAGAGGAAGTAAAGGTAAGGTTTTCTTATCCTTTGAAAAAGAACATTTATACGATTTTTACAACGTATTTAAAGAATTAGGATTTTCTATATACACGGTGTTTGTGCCAGAAGCTGAATACGCCTCTAAAAAAGATATACTTCTTCAAACGCTTTCAAATATAGGTATTGATATAGTTTTTTCAGATTTTAAAAACCTAAAACAAAAAATCTATTTAAACTATATAGGTTCTAAAATAGTTTTTATAGACAAAGATACCACGTATGAGGATCTTCTAAATCAATTCAAAGATAAAAAAGATAAGAATGAAGATATATTAGATAAATTAAGTGATATGTTTGGTAAGTTTTCCCCATCAAAAACTATTTATATATCAAACGACGAGAGGATAGTGGATTTTTTGAAAGAAAGATCTTTAGATGTAAGATATTTTTATGGGTATTTTGTGGATTATAATACTAAAGATATAAATAATAAGTCATCTGATATTGTATTTTTATCAGAATGTTCTATTCATAAAACCTATGCTGATAATAATATTACAGAATTTTTTATTAAAAAGCTATCAAACTTTAGAACGTCTTTAAAAGCTTTGAATGAAGATATAGCATTAGAGGATATAAGAGAGTATATTTACGATTATATCTATATGGGGGCTTATGCATGTAAATACAACGATAGCACCATTAAACATATAGGCACTTTGGAGTTTGACGATGAGATGGTCTTTAGAGTAGCTCTTTCTACTGTTGCAAAGACAAGGGATTTTCCTATAATGATACATCCAAAAGATATAAAGTATATCTTCAACGGAAAAAACATAATACTTGGTTTAAATGATATAGTTTCAAATGCCTTAAATAAAAGATTTTTTGAGGCTTTTAACAAAAAAACGATGTTTATAACAGATTACAAACCAATACTTGAAGATATGTTTGGTAAATACGGTGAGTATGTGAGCGGGTTTTCTATAGAGGATATGGTAGAAAAAGCAAGATATTTTAAAGAAAACAAAGATGAGGCAAAAGAGATTGTATCTTATATAAGAAAAAACATAAAAGAGTTTGATTTGAGAAATATTATAAGAGGTATTTTATAA
- a CDS encoding glycosyltransferase family 4 protein: MPKKKKSITILEARYYHNDNPTIDGHAKMIVKFCELLKNDFNISLITTFKPLYNEVKNIEDVDSVLTKYEDVKDFKDIILESDIMLLTKPDYIFYHPNTYVWILANYASLESNMEALKQWSIKYFNHPYIKKIIFVSPVIEESFLSTNLVPKEKSIVIPNWIESVKKKPKKYEDIKDFKVLWLSRFIAEKGWEDLFNAVRNTDIKTEFIGYGDDFEKALELKNKEQLNNIELLGFVENAIDYLNNNASVYVFTSKDPTESFGLSLLEAMSIGIPCISSNIPTSRYVLGDKGLFYNTIDELKVLILELKNNKDLYNEQAKYSLERAKLFHKDNIKKMWKDVIR; encoded by the coding sequence ATGCCAAAGAAGAAAAAAAGCATTACAATTCTGGAAGCTAGGTATTACCACAACGACAATCCCACCATAGATGGGCATGCTAAGATGATAGTAAAGTTTTGTGAGCTTCTAAAAAACGACTTTAACATAAGCCTTATAACAACATTTAAACCTCTCTACAACGAAGTAAAGAATATAGAAGATGTGGATAGCGTCCTAACAAAATATGAAGATGTAAAAGATTTCAAAGATATAATATTAGAATCAGATATCATGCTTTTAACCAAACCAGACTATATATTTTATCATCCAAACACCTATGTGTGGATACTTGCAAACTACGCATCGTTAGAGTCAAATATGGAAGCACTAAAACAATGGTCTATTAAGTACTTTAATCATCCTTATATAAAAAAGATTATATTTGTATCACCTGTGATAGAAGAGTCTTTCTTATCAACAAACCTAGTACCAAAAGAAAAATCAATAGTAATACCAAATTGGATTGAAAGCGTAAAAAAGAAACCAAAAAAGTATGAAGATATAAAAGATTTTAAAGTATTATGGCTATCTAGATTTATAGCTGAAAAAGGATGGGAAGATTTATTTAATGCTGTTAGAAATACCGATATAAAAACAGAATTTATAGGGTATGGAGATGATTTTGAAAAAGCTTTGGAATTAAAGAACAAAGAACAATTAAATAACATAGAGCTGTTAGGCTTTGTAGAAAATGCAATTGATTATTTAAATAACAACGCAAGTGTATATGTTTTTACATCTAAAGACCCAACGGAATCTTTTGGGCTTTCATTACTAGAAGCAATGTCTATAGGTATACCTTGTATATCAAGTAATATACCAACATCCAGATATGTTTTAGGAGATAAAGGTTTATTTTACAATACAATAGATGAATTAAAAGTTCTTATTTTAGAACTTAAAAACAATAAAGATTTATACAACGAACAAGCTAAATACTCTTTAGAAAGAGCCAAACTATTTCATAAAGACAACATTAAAAAGATGTGGAAAGATGTTATCCGCTAA
- the gnd gene encoding phosphogluconate dehydrogenase (NAD(+)-dependent, decarboxylating), whose product MKIAFSGLGRMGIGLSRRIKEKGHEVFGFDRNQHCTKEASSYGVKCFGTYKEMFEAFGDDRRVLWIMVPQSAVDDVINEALPYLKEGDLIIDGGNSYYKDSIRRYNTLKEKSIKFLDIGTSGGVWGYERGFSLMVGGDKEDFDFISPILKDLANEGVGFGYMGGPGMGHFVKMVHNAVEYGMMESIAEGLDLIKTSKPEVDLKEAVRVWTKGSVVASWLMDLTYKALCDFGLLEEIKPYVEDTGEGRWSVIEAVDEGVAMPSISNALFMRFRSREQESFRDRVLAALRYEFGQHKFKKDE is encoded by the coding sequence ATGAAGATAGCGTTTTCTGGGCTTGGGAGAATGGGTATTGGCCTTTCAAGAAGGATAAAAGAAAAAGGACATGAGGTTTTTGGGTTTGATAGAAACCAGCACTGCACAAAAGAGGCATCTTCTTACGGGGTAAAGTGTTTTGGCACTTACAAAGAGATGTTTGAGGCTTTTGGAGATGATAGAAGAGTTTTATGGATAATGGTCCCTCAAAGTGCCGTGGATGATGTTATAAACGAAGCTTTGCCTTATTTAAAAGAGGGGGATCTTATAATAGATGGTGGGAACTCCTACTATAAGGATTCTATAAGAAGGTATAACACTCTAAAAGAAAAATCTATAAAGTTTTTAGATATAGGGACATCTGGGGGTGTTTGGGGTTATGAAAGGGGTTTTTCTTTGATGGTGGGAGGAGATAAAGAGGATTTTGATTTTATAAGCCCAATACTTAAAGATTTGGCAAATGAGGGTGTTGGTTTTGGTTATATGGGTGGGCCTGGTATGGGACACTTTGTTAAGATGGTACATAATGCCGTTGAATATGGGATGATGGAAAGTATAGCAGAAGGGCTTGATCTTATAAAAACATCAAAACCAGAAGTAGATCTAAAAGAGGCTGTAAGGGTGTGGACAAAAGGAAGCGTTGTGGCTTCTTGGCTTATGGATTTAACTTACAAAGCTTTATGTGATTTTGGGCTTTTAGAAGAGATAAAGCCTTACGTAGAAGATACCGGTGAAGGAAGATGGAGTGTGATAGAAGCAGTTGATGAGGGTGTGGCTATGCCATCTATATCTAACGCTCTTTTTATGAGATTTAGATCAAGAGAACAAGAGAGCTTTAGAGATAGGGTCTTAGCAGCCTTAAGATACGAGTTTGGGCAACATAAGTTTAAGAAAGATGAATAA